A window of the Syntrophorhabdaceae bacterium genome harbors these coding sequences:
- a CDS encoding glycoside hydrolase family 15 protein, with protein sequence MYKKISDYGIIGNLRAVALIGPEGSIDWLCLPYLDSPSVFAALLDHEKGGRFALTPVGAWDSASEYLPETNILKTRFRTTTGEMELVDFMPIQSNSGNGEEAGDHELCRRLTVTAGTVEVGMVFEPRFDYARSATTVERNGRMLVARGGGETMTLAVSEDIPGGDDSHTARWALEAGHVLWFRLKYNTEGAFICHDETMGEVLRATEEFWRGWLRSRETGQAVRLGHYQAMVDRSALVLKLLQFEETGTIAAAATTSLPEEVGGIRNWDYRYTWVRDTTFTLEALFSLGHLSETEGYLRWVEKLLIGRGAEGMQTMYGLRGEEKLVEYELPHLEGYKASRPVRVGNAAAKQKQLDIYGEIMDAALKLSGYVGKIDFRMWPVLGEICDYVVCHWHEPDSGIWEVRAEPRHFVYSKVLCWVALDRGITIARRYGFPADLKTWEKTRTAIKEDVLAKGWSREKNSFVQHYDTVALDASSLLIPVFGFLSFDDHRVISTVEAIERELGHDEFLYRYLTEDGLPGREGTFMLCSFWLVDCLIGLGRLDDAEFLLRRLEYTANHLGLFSEMYDVRWQEALGNFPQAFTHIGYINSVMRLIEARGEAGKGEQEPERLSFIERMGFSGIILNDGPPGGTLPSREIASRLKNTMNILRGAFFDTALSRVAYERMKTSEVYKEYLELSYGLKEMDLHDLKTRNEKLAFWINLYNVIVIHAVVELGIRDSVREVRNFFGRVCFRIDGELFTPYDIEHGILRANRRPPFALSQVFGKDDPRRAHTIEPLEPRVHFVLVCASSSCPPIDVYTAEDLEEELDISGRTFLNAGGIVIDRERNRVVLSRIFRWYAHDFGRSPAERLRFIAGYLYDKDDRKFIEKNAEALRIDYQKYDWRLNRY encoded by the coding sequence ATGTACAAAAAAATAAGCGATTACGGGATCATAGGCAACCTCCGCGCCGTGGCGCTCATCGGGCCGGAGGGCTCCATCGACTGGCTTTGCCTCCCTTATCTTGATTCGCCGAGTGTCTTTGCCGCGCTTCTTGACCATGAAAAAGGCGGAAGATTTGCGCTCACGCCTGTGGGGGCCTGGGATTCCGCATCCGAATACCTGCCCGAAACAAACATCCTCAAAACCAGGTTCAGGACCACCACGGGCGAGATGGAGCTGGTCGACTTTATGCCTATCCAAAGTAATTCTGGAAATGGGGAAGAAGCGGGCGACCACGAGCTTTGCCGCAGGCTGACGGTCACTGCCGGCACAGTGGAGGTGGGCATGGTCTTCGAGCCCCGGTTTGACTACGCCCGATCGGCCACCACGGTCGAGCGCAACGGGAGAATGCTGGTAGCTCGAGGGGGTGGTGAGACCATGACCCTTGCCGTCTCCGAGGATATCCCCGGGGGCGACGACAGCCACACTGCCCGATGGGCCCTTGAAGCCGGGCATGTCCTGTGGTTCAGGCTGAAATACAATACAGAGGGGGCCTTCATCTGCCACGATGAGACGATGGGGGAGGTCCTGAGAGCCACTGAGGAATTCTGGCGCGGGTGGCTAAGATCGCGGGAGACCGGACAGGCCGTGCGCCTGGGCCACTATCAGGCCATGGTGGACCGTTCGGCCCTTGTCCTCAAGCTGCTTCAGTTTGAAGAGACAGGCACGATCGCGGCGGCCGCGACCACAAGCCTCCCGGAGGAAGTGGGGGGTATTCGGAACTGGGACTACCGGTATACCTGGGTGCGCGATACGACCTTCACCCTGGAGGCCCTCTTCAGCCTCGGTCATCTTTCGGAGACCGAAGGCTACCTCCGGTGGGTGGAAAAGCTCCTCATTGGGCGCGGAGCGGAAGGGATGCAGACAATGTATGGCTTAAGAGGCGAAGAGAAGCTCGTCGAATATGAGCTCCCCCATCTCGAAGGCTACAAGGCCTCCCGTCCCGTGCGGGTCGGAAATGCCGCGGCAAAGCAAAAGCAGCTCGATATATACGGAGAGATCATGGACGCAGCCCTCAAGCTCTCCGGCTACGTGGGGAAAATCGACTTCAGGATGTGGCCTGTGCTCGGAGAAATATGCGACTACGTAGTCTGCCACTGGCATGAGCCGGACAGCGGGATCTGGGAAGTGCGGGCAGAGCCCCGCCACTTCGTCTACTCCAAGGTCCTCTGCTGGGTTGCCCTCGATCGGGGCATTACCATTGCCCGGCGGTATGGTTTCCCGGCGGATCTGAAAACCTGGGAAAAGACGCGGACAGCCATCAAGGAGGATGTCCTGGCAAAAGGATGGAGCAGGGAAAAGAATTCCTTCGTCCAGCATTATGATACGGTCGCCCTCGACGCGAGCAGTCTTCTTATTCCTGTCTTTGGATTCCTGTCCTTCGACGATCATCGGGTCATTTCCACTGTGGAGGCCATTGAAAGGGAATTGGGCCACGATGAATTCCTTTACCGCTACCTGACCGAGGACGGGCTGCCCGGCCGGGAGGGCACGTTCATGCTCTGTTCTTTCTGGCTCGTGGACTGCCTGATCGGCCTGGGCCGGCTTGACGATGCGGAATTCCTCCTGCGCAGGCTTGAATACACGGCAAACCACCTCGGTCTCTTTTCCGAGATGTATGACGTCCGGTGGCAAGAGGCCCTCGGAAACTTTCCCCAGGCATTCACCCATATCGGCTATATTAACAGCGTAATGAGGCTCATTGAAGCGAGGGGCGAGGCCGGAAAAGGAGAGCAGGAGCCGGAAAGGCTTTCCTTCATCGAGCGAATGGGCTTCTCCGGAATCATATTGAACGATGGCCCACCGGGGGGAACCCTTCCCTCGCGGGAGATCGCATCCCGTCTCAAAAATACCATGAACATCTTAAGAGGCGCCTTCTTTGATACGGCGCTGAGCAGGGTCGCCTACGAGAGGATGAAAACGTCCGAGGTGTACAAGGAATACCTGGAGTTGAGCTATGGCTTGAAGGAGATGGACCTTCATGACCTGAAGACGAGGAATGAGAAACTTGCGTTCTGGATAAACCTGTATAACGTCATTGTAATCCACGCCGTCGTAGAACTGGGCATCCGCGACTCGGTGAGGGAGGTGCGGAACTTTTTCGGGCGTGTCTGTTTCCGGATAGATGGGGAACTCTTCACCCCCTATGACATCGAACACGGCATTCTTCGCGCCAATCGCCGGCCCCCTTTCGCGCTCTCCCAGGTCTTCGGCAAAGACGATCCGCGCCGGGCTCACACGATCGAGCCGCTTGAGCCGAGGGTGCACTTCGTCCTGGTCTGCGCCTCCTCATCATGCCCTCCCATCGATGTCTACACCGCAGAGGACCTGGAAGAAGAGCTGGATATCTCCGGCCGGACCTTCCTTAACGCGGGTGGAATAGTGATCGACCGTGAACGCAATCGAGTGGTCCTGTCGCGTATCTTCAGGTGGTATGCACACGACTTCGGGAGAAGCCCGGCAGAGAGGCTCAGGTTTATCGCGGGTTATTTGTATGATAAGGACGATAGGAAGTTTATCGAAAAGAACGCTGAAGCTCTCAGGATCGATTATCAGAAATACGATTGGAGGCTCAACAGATATTGA
- a CDS encoding PRC-barrel domain-containing protein, whose translation MMKRREGFVAMVLCVALVAFAFGCSQEAPKQEAPKPAPAAGPAPASPPLAGGVPLGVSTSQLELIVNGWSASKQILGKDVYNEQGEKVGKVDDLLIAPNNAVSYAIVSAGGFLGVDKNDVAIPMNQLKIADGKITLPGATKDALKAMPKFEYAK comes from the coding sequence ATGATGAAAAGGAGAGAAGGATTTGTGGCAATGGTGCTTTGCGTAGCCCTTGTGGCATTCGCTTTTGGCTGTTCCCAGGAAGCACCGAAGCAGGAGGCCCCGAAACCCGCGCCGGCCGCGGGGCCGGCCCCGGCTTCGCCACCCCTTGCAGGAGGGGTGCCGCTGGGCGTCTCGACCTCGCAACTTGAGTTGATCGTCAACGGATGGAGCGCGTCGAAACAGATTTTGGGCAAAGACGTATACAACGAACAGGGTGAAAAGGTCGGTAAGGTGGACGACCTTCTGATTGCTCCGAACAACGCGGTCTCTTATGCCATCGTCAGTGCGGGCGGCTTTCTGGGGGTGGACAAAAATGATGTGGCCATACCCATGAATCAGTTAAAAATAGCCGACGGCAAGATTACCCTTCCCGGCGCGACCAAGGATGCCCTCAAGGCGATGCCCAAATTCGAATATGCCAAGTAA